Genomic DNA from Quadrisphaera setariae:
CGTCCTGGGGCTGCGGGAGCGCCTGTCGCACCGGCCCAGCGAGCTCTCCGGCGGCCAGCAGCAGCGCGTGGCCATCGCCCGCGCCCTCATCGGCAAGCCCGAGCTCGTCCTCGCCGACGAGCCCACCGGCAACCTCGACTCCCGCTCCGGCGCGGAGGTGCTGGAGTTCCTGCGCCGCAGCGTGCGCGAGCTGGGCCGCACCGTCGTCATGGTCACCCATGACGCGGTCGCGGCCTCCTACGCCGACCGCGTGGTGCTCCTCGCCGACGGCAGGCTCGCCGGGGAGGTCACCGACCCCACCCCCGAGGCCGTCGCCTCCGCTCTGGACGCTCTGCGCACCTCCCTGCCCCCGGCTGGCGGGGTCGGCACGACGACGGCCCAGATGCGCGCCGTGGCCGCCGCGCACGTCCCGTCACCCGCTGCGGGCCTGTGATGCTGCGCCTCACCCTCCGCCAGGCCCGCTCCACCGCGGGCCGCCTGCTCCTCGCCGGCGTGGCCGTGGCCCTCGGGACCGGCTTCGTGGCCGCCGTGCTGCTGACGTCCGCCCTCTTCTCCCGCACCACCACGAGCTCGGTCGCCGCCCAGTACGCCGGCGCCGACGTCGTGGTCCGCACGAACGGCTCCCCCCTCACCGACGCCCAGGTCGCCTCGCTCTCCGGCACCCCGGGGGTCGCAGCGGTCGAGGGCCGCGTCGACGCCGGCGTCCAGCTGGTCGGGGCCGTCGGCACCGAGTACACCGCGCTGCGCAGCACCGCGACGGCGCCGGAGCTCGCGCAGGTCGACGCCTCCCAGCTGACCGCCGGGTCCCTCCCCGCGGCGGCGGGCCAGGTGGCCGTCAGCGCTGCGACGGCGCAGCGCCTCGGGGTGGACGTCGGAGGCACCGTCAGCGTGCGGACCTACCCGCCGGCTGCCGCCACCACCGGTGACGGCGCCGCCGCCGGCGACGCTCCGCTCGCCGACCCCGCTCCCGTCGACAGCCCGGTCACCGTGGTCGGGCTGGTCGAGGACGACGAGGGCGTCTTCTCGGGCACGGGTCCCACGACGCTGGCCACCGCGCCCGACGCCCTGGCCTGGTCCGCGGACCTCTACGGCGACCTGCCCAGCGGTCAGCCGCGCAGCGGCTACGGCACCGTCCTCGTGGTGGACGCGGCCGGGACGAGCCCGGAGCAGGCCCGGGACGCCGTCGCGCAGCGCCTGGGCTCAGCCGGGCTGCCGGTGCAGACCGGGAGCTGGGACCCCTCGCAGGGCTGGAGCGGAGACGCGCCGCCCGTCGACGTCCTCACCGTCGCGCAGGTGGTCGACAGGTCCGTCGACAGCGCCCTGGGCGGGACCCGGGTCCTCACCGGCGTGGTCCTCGCCTTCGCCGCGGTGGCGCTCTTCGTGGCCACCACGGTGATCACCAACACGTTCTCGGTGCTGGTGGCCCAGCGCACCCGGCAGCTGGCGCTGCTGCGCTGCGTGGGGGCCACCAAGGGGCAGGTGCGCCGCAGCGTGCTGCTCGAGGCCGCTGCGCTGGGGCTCGTCGCGTCGGTCGCCGGTGTGGCGCTGGGTTCCGGCCTGGCCGCTGTCGCCGCCCTGGTGCTCGCGCACTACGCGCCCGGGGCGCCGGTGCCCACCGGCGTGGTCGTCACGCCGGCCGCCGTGCTCGTGCCGCTGGCCGTCGGCGTCGCGGCGACCCTCCTGGCGGCGCTGGTCCCCGCCAGGGCGGCCACCCGGGTCTCCCCGCTCGCGGCGCTGCGACCGGCCACCGCGCCGGACCTGCGCACCCGCACCTCCCGGGTGCGCCTCGTGCTGTCCCTGGTCCTCCTGGTGGGCGGTGGCGCGCTCCTCGTGCTGGGGACGCTGTTCGCCACCGGGAGCTTCGCCGACGCCGTCGGCGCGGCGACGGGCACGTCCGACGAGCTGGCCCAGTACGGCGTGCTCGTCGCCGTCGCCGGGGGGATGGCGTCCTTCACCGGGGTGCTGGTCGGCCAGGTCTTCCTCGTGCCGCGCACGGTGTCGCTCGTCGGCGGGCTCGTGGCCCGCGCCGGCGGTGCACCGGCGCGCCTGGCCGCGCTCAACGCCGTCCGCAACCCCCGGCGGACCGCGTCCACGGCGGGCGCCCTGCTCATCGGCACCACGCTCGTGGCGCTCATGGTGGTCGGCGCCGCCACCACCAGCCGGACGCTCGGCGCAGCGCTCGACCGGCAGTTCCCGGTGGACGTGCAGGTCACGACGGTTCCCGAGGGGACGTCCCGCACCGGGCCGGGCCTCGACGCGTCCGTGGTCAGCGCGGTGCGCGCCGTGCCGGGGGTGTCGGCGTCCGCGCTGCTCACCACCGGTGAGGTGGTCACCAGCGGAGGGCCGGCCGCCCACTCGCGGGGGGAGGTCTACGGCCTCGACGTCATCTCCGGGAACCGCGACGACCTCGCCTCGGTGCTGGCCCACCCCGCGGACGTCGCCCCCCTGGCCCCCGGCACCGCGGTCATCTCCCCGGAGACCGCCGAGCGCCTCGGGGTCCGCGACGGCGATCAGCTCGACCTGAGGGCCGTCACCGCGCTCGACGGCGGAGAGGGCGCCGACGGCGCCACGACGACCGACGCCGCGGACGCCGCTGGCGCCGAGCACGCCGTGCGGGTCGCCGTGACGGACGTCGGAGGGCCGCAGGTGGTGCTGGACAGCTCCGACGCAGCGGCGCTGCAGCTGGGCGACGCCCAGAGCGAGATGTGGCTGCGCACCGGCCCGACCGCCGACGCCGTCGAGGTGGTCGACCAGGTCCAGTCCGCCGTCACGGAGGTCGCCGGCACCGACACGGGTGCCGCGCCGGTCTCCGTGAGCGGCCTCGCGGCGCAGCGCGCGGTCTACGAGAAGGTCATCGACACGATGCTGCTCGTGGTGGTGGGCCTGCTCGCCGTCGCCGTCGTCATCGCCCTGGTGGGGGTGGCCAACACCCTGAGCCTGTCGGTGATCGAGAGGACCCGCGAGAACGCGGTGCTGCGGGCGCTCGGGCTCACGCGGGGCCAGCTGCGCCGCATGCTGGCCCTCGAGGGCGCACTGGTGGCGGGCGTCGGCGGGCTGCTCGGCGTGGTGCTGGGGTCCCTGTACGGCTGGGCCGGGGCGGCCTCGCTGCTCGGCGGCGTCGCCGCCGCCGGCGGAGACGCCATCTGGACGCCCTCGCTGCCCTGGGGGCGGCTCGGGCTGCTGCTCGCCGTCGCCGTCGTCGCCGGTCTGCTCGCGTCGGTGCTGCCCGCCCGGCGCGCGGTCCGCACCCCGCCCGTCGCCGCCCTGGCGGACCAGTGAGCGGCGCTGCTGGTGGGTCGGGCGCACCCTCGGATGCCGCTAGGTTCGACGCCGTGACACCGGGTGACGACGTGATCAGGGTCCTCCTCGTCGACGACCAGCAGCTGCTGCGCGCCGGCTTCCGCATGGTCATCGACTCCCAGCCCGACCTGCAGGTGGTGGGGGAGGCCGGTGACGGCGAGCAGGCCGTCTCGATGGCCCGCGCGGTCACCCCGGACGTGGTGCTCATGGACGTGCGCATGCCCCGCGTCGACGGCATCGAGGCCACCGCGCGCATCACCGCGTCACTGCCGGACTCGAAGGTGGTGGTGCTCACCACCTTCGACATCGACGAGTACGCCCTGGCCGCCATCCGGGCCGGGGCCAGCGGGTTCCTCCTCAAGGACGCCCCGCCCGAGGAGCTGCTGGCCGCCGTGCGCACCGTGCACGCCGGCGACGCGGTCATCGCGCCGTCCACCACGCGGCGCCTCCTCGAGCACGTCGCGCCCCTGCTGGCCGCCGAGGGGGCCGAGGACGGCGGAGCGGCCAGCGCCCTGGACGCCCTCACCGAGCGCGAGCGGGAGGTGCTGGTGCTCATGGCCCGCGGCAGGTCCAACACCGAGATCGCCGGAGACCTCCACGTGGCCGAGGCGACCGTCAAGACGCACGTCGGCCGGGTGCTCGCCAAGCTGGGCGCGCGCGACCGCGTGCAGGCCGTCGTCACCGCCTACGAGACGGGCCTGGTGCGCCCCGGCGGGTAGCCTCGCCGCACGTGAGCGACGCACACCACCAGACCGGCACCAGCGACCAGCACCCGCTGCCGCAGGCGGTGCTCTGGGACATGGACGGCACCCTCGTCGACACCGAGCCGTACTGGTTCGCCGCCGAGTTCGGTCTCGTCGCCGACCACGGCGGCTCCTGGAGCGAGGCCCAGGCCCGCTCGCTGGTCGGATCCGACCTGCGCGAGTCGGCCCGCCGGCTGCGGACCGAGGGCGGTGTCGACCTCGTCATCGACGAGGTCGTCGCCGAGCTGCTGCGCCGCGTGGTCGAGCAGTTCCGCCGCGACGTGCCCTGGCGCCCCGGGGCTCGCGAGCTGCTCACCGCCGTCGGCGACGCCGGCGTCCCCTGCGCGCTGGTGACCATGTCGTGGAAGGTGCTGGCCGACGAGCTGGTCGCCCTGCTGCCCGAGGGGACCTTCGCCGCCGTCGTCACCGGGGACGCCGTGACGCGCGGCAAGCCCGCCCCCGACCCCTACCTCGAGGCCGCCCGGCGCCTGTCCGCGGACCCCTCCCGCTGCGTGGCCCTGGAGGACTCCACCACCGGCGTCACCAGCGCGCTCGCGGCGGGCGTGCCCACCGTCGGCATCCCCTGCGTGGTGGAGCTGGAGGGCCGTCCGGGCCTGGTGCGGGTGGCCTCGCTGGAGGGGCGCGACCCGGCGTGGCTCGCCGCCGTGGCCGCCGGTGCCGCCCCCGACGAGGGCGCCTCGACGCCCCTCGTGCGCTGAGCGGTCGCCCCAGGGACACCGGAAGATCACCGGCCGGCCGTGTCCGGATCGTGACCTCCAAGGTGGACCCCAGGGTGTTCGCAGGAGTTCCTACGGCTTAACGTGCTCGACGCCGCAGATCCAGCACCGGGACCGCGGCTCGACCGTCGATGCTCGAGGAGACCCCTGTGCGAGCCCTCCGTCGTCCCTCCCGCCCCGTGCGGCGCCGCGCGCCGCGTCTGGTGGGGGCCGCCGCCGCCGTCCTGGCCGCCGCTGTCGCCCTGACGGGCTGCGCGCAGAGCCAGCGCGACACCTCCTCCGCCGACGGCTCGTCGGGCTCCGGCGGCTCCGGGGGCGGCACGTTCGTCTTCGCGGCCTCCTCCGACCCGGTCATGCTCGACCCGGCGTTCGCCTCCGACGGCGAGACGTTCCGCGTGGCGCGGCAGATCTTCGAGGGCCTCGTCGGCACCCAGCCCGGCACCGCCGACCCCGCGCCGCTGCTCGCGGAGAAGTGGACCGGCAGCGCCGACGGCCTGACATGGACCTTCGACCTCAAGCAGGGCGTGAAGTTCTCCGACGGCACCGACTTCAACGGCGAGGCGGTCTGCGCGAACTTCGACCGCTGGTACGACTGGACCGGCGTCAACCAGTCCGGGAACATCAGCTACTACTACGGCTCGATCTTCAAGGGCTTCAAGACCAGCGACGACCCGGCCAAGCAGGGCGGCATCTACGGCGGCTGCACGGCGCCGTCGGCCACGCAGGCCACGGTGACCCTCACCAAGCCCTTCGCGGGCTTCATCCAGGCGCTGTCGCTGCCCGCGTTCTCCATGCAGAGCCCCACGGCCATGGAGAAGTACGACGCGAACAACACCGGCGGCACCGAGGACGACCCGCGCTTCTCCGCCTACGCCACCGAGCACCCCACCGGCACCGGGCCCTTCGTCTTCGACTCCTGGGAGCGCGGCCAGCAGGTCACCCTCACGCCGAACCCGAGCTACTGGGGCGACAAGCCCAAGGTCGACGAGGTCATCATCCGCACCATCGCCGACGGCAACGCCCGCCTGCAGGCGCTGCAGGCCGGTGACATCGACGGCTACGACCTCGTGGCACCCGGTGACATCGACGGCCTGGAGTCCGGCGGCTTCCAGGTGGTCAACCGCCCGGCGTTCAACATCCTCTACCTGGGCTTCAACCAGGCGAACCCGGCGCTGGCCGACGTCCGCGTCCGCCAGGCGATCTCCTACGCCATCGACAAGGACGCCGTCATCAGCCAGTCCCTGCCGCAGGGCAGCAAGCCGGCGGTCGAGTTCATCCCCGACACGGTGGCGGGCTACAACCCGGACGTCACGACGTACGACTACGACCCCGCCAAGGCCAAGCAGCTGCTCGCCGAGGCCGGCCAGTCCAACCTCACCCTGGACTTCAACTACCCGACCGACGTCTCCCGGCCGTACATGCCGGCGCCGGAGGCCACCTTCACGGCCATCCAGAGCCAGCTCGAGGCCGTGGGCATCAAGGTCAACCCCGTCGCCAACAAGTGGAGCCCGGACTACCTGGACAAGATCCAGGGCGGCTCCGACCACGGCATCCACCTGCTGGGGTGGACCGGCGACTACAACGACCCCGACAACTTCCTCGGCGTCTTCTTCGGCCAGAAGTCGAACGAGTGGGGCTTCGACAACGCCCAGCTGTTCGACGCGCTGACCGCCGCCCGGGGCCTGCCCACGCGCGACGAGCAGATCCCGGCGTACCAGGCCATCAACGAGCAGATCGCGCAGTTCGCCCCGGGCGTGCCGATCTCCTCGCCGGTGCCCTCGCTGGCCTTCGCGAAGAAGGTCCAGGGCTACCAGCCCTCGCCCGTCCAGGACGAGGTCTGGAACACCGTCACCCTCGCGCAGTCCTGATCCAGGGCTGACGCCAGCTCGTGCTGAGGTTCGTCGTCCGGCGCCTGCTGCTGCTGGTGCCGGTGCTGGCGGGGCTCGTGGTCCTGCTCTTCGCATGGCTGCGGGCCCTGCCCGGCGACCCGGCCCGCGCGCTGCTCGGCCAGCGCGCGACGCCGGAGTCCATCGCCCAGGTCAACGCCGCGTACGGCTTCGACCAGCCGCTGCCGGTGCAGTTCCTCACCTACGTGGGGCGGCTGCTGCGCGGTGACCTGGGCTCCTCGAGCGCCTCCGGTGAGCCGGTGCTCGACTCGTTCCTGTCGCGCTTCCCCGCGACCATCGAGCTGAGCGTCGCGGCGCTGCTGTTCGCCGTCGTCCTCGGCATCCCGCTGGGGTACGCGGCGGCGCGGCGCGCCGGAGGTGCGCTGGACACGCTCATGGTGGGTGGCTCGCTGCTCGGCGTGACCATCCCGGTGTTCTTCCTGGCCTACCTGCTGAAGATCGTCTTCTCGCAGTGGCTGCCGTGGCTGCCGACCTCGGGCCGCCAGGACCCCCGCATCGACGCCACCCACGTCACGGGCTTCTACGTGCTCGACGGGATCCTCACGCGCGAGTGGGACGCCAGCTGGGACGCCGTCGTGCACCTGGTGCTGCCGGGCATCGCCCTGGGCACCATCCCGCTGGCGATCATCGTGCGCATCACCCGCGCCTCCGTGCTGGAGGTGCTCGGGGAGGACCACGTTCGCACCGCGCGGGCCAAGGGCCTGCCGCGGGCGCTCATCAGCCGCCGGCACGTGCTGCGCAACGCGCTGCTGCCCGTGGTCACCACCATCGGCCTGCAGACGGGCCTGCTGTTCTCCGGGGCGGTGCTCACCGAGTCGGTGTTCGCCTTCAACGGCATCGGCAGCTACCTGTTCCAGGCCATCAGCCAGCTCGACTACGCCGTCCTGCAGGGGTTCATCCTGTTCATCGCCCTCACGTACGCCCTGGTCAACCTCGTGGTCGACCTGCTGTACGGCGTCATCGACCCCCGGGTGAGGCTCTCGTGACCCAGATCTCCGAAGCGCTGGAGCCCGCCACCCCCACCGCGCCCGACCCGGACGCGGTGGGCAGCGGCGGGCTGTGGCACAGCGCGTGGCGCCGCCTGCGGCGCAACCCCACCGCCATCGCCGGCGCGGTCATCGTGCTGGCGTTCCTCCTCGTGGCGCTGTTCGCGCCGCTCATCGCCCCCGGGCAGCCAGGCGTGCCGCTGCCCGACAGCGGCGTGACGCCGTCCTCGGTGCCCGGCCCCTCCCCGGGCCACCCGCTCGGGCTGGACAGCCCCGGCACCGACCTGCTGACGCAGCTCGTGTTCGGCGCGCGGCAGTCGCTGCTGATCGGCGTGGTCTCCACCGCGCTCGGACTGGCCGGCGGGGCCGTGCTCGGCGTGCTGGCCGGCGGCGTCGGCGGCTGGGTGGACACCGTGGTGATGCGCCTGGTCGACATCCTCCTGTCGATCCCGTCGCTGCTGCTGGCCGTCAGCGTGGCCGCCGTCCTCGGTCAGCGGCCGATCTCCGTGATGATCGCCATCGCCGCGGCGCAGGTGCCGATCTTCGCTCGGCTGCTGCGCGGCTCGATGCTCGCCCAGCGCGGCTCGGACTACGTGCTGGCCGTGCACTCCCTGGGCGTGCGGCGGCGCACGGTGGTCATGAGCCACCTGCTTCCCAACTCCCTGGGGCCGGTGATCGTGCAGGCCACCCTGACGCTGGCGACGGCGATCATCGAGGTGGCTGCCCTGAGCTACCTGGGCCTGGGCGCCTCCAACCCCTCCACCGCGGAGTGGGGG
This window encodes:
- a CDS encoding ABC transporter permease, translated to MTQISEALEPATPTAPDPDAVGSGGLWHSAWRRLRRNPTAIAGAVIVLAFLLVALFAPLIAPGQPGVPLPDSGVTPSSVPGPSPGHPLGLDSPGTDLLTQLVFGARQSLLIGVVSTALGLAGGAVLGVLAGGVGGWVDTVVMRLVDILLSIPSLLLAVSVAAVLGQRPISVMIAIAAAQVPIFARLLRGSMLAQRGSDYVLAVHSLGVRRRTVVMSHLLPNSLGPVIVQATLTLATAIIEVAALSYLGLGASNPSTAEWGRMLVNAQSRLATDPHLAIWPGACIAVTALGFTLLGEALREALDPKGRK
- a CDS encoding response regulator, producing MIRVLLVDDQQLLRAGFRMVIDSQPDLQVVGEAGDGEQAVSMARAVTPDVVLMDVRMPRVDGIEATARITASLPDSKVVVLTTFDIDEYALAAIRAGASGFLLKDAPPEELLAAVRTVHAGDAVIAPSTTRRLLEHVAPLLAAEGAEDGGAASALDALTEREREVLVLMARGRSNTEIAGDLHVAEATVKTHVGRVLAKLGARDRVQAVVTAYETGLVRPGG
- a CDS encoding ABC transporter permease; translated protein: MLRLTLRQARSTAGRLLLAGVAVALGTGFVAAVLLTSALFSRTTTSSVAAQYAGADVVVRTNGSPLTDAQVASLSGTPGVAAVEGRVDAGVQLVGAVGTEYTALRSTATAPELAQVDASQLTAGSLPAAAGQVAVSAATAQRLGVDVGGTVSVRTYPPAAATTGDGAAAGDAPLADPAPVDSPVTVVGLVEDDEGVFSGTGPTTLATAPDALAWSADLYGDLPSGQPRSGYGTVLVVDAAGTSPEQARDAVAQRLGSAGLPVQTGSWDPSQGWSGDAPPVDVLTVAQVVDRSVDSALGGTRVLTGVVLAFAAVALFVATTVITNTFSVLVAQRTRQLALLRCVGATKGQVRRSVLLEAAALGLVASVAGVALGSGLAAVAALVLAHYAPGAPVPTGVVVTPAAVLVPLAVGVAATLLAALVPARAATRVSPLAALRPATAPDLRTRTSRVRLVLSLVLLVGGGALLVLGTLFATGSFADAVGAATGTSDELAQYGVLVAVAGGMASFTGVLVGQVFLVPRTVSLVGGLVARAGGAPARLAALNAVRNPRRTASTAGALLIGTTLVALMVVGAATTSRTLGAALDRQFPVDVQVTTVPEGTSRTGPGLDASVVSAVRAVPGVSASALLTTGEVVTSGGPAAHSRGEVYGLDVISGNRDDLASVLAHPADVAPLAPGTAVISPETAERLGVRDGDQLDLRAVTALDGGEGADGATTTDAADAAGAEHAVRVAVTDVGGPQVVLDSSDAAALQLGDAQSEMWLRTGPTADAVEVVDQVQSAVTEVAGTDTGAAPVSVSGLAAQRAVYEKVIDTMLLVVVGLLAVAVVIALVGVANTLSLSVIERTRENAVLRALGLTRGQLRRMLALEGALVAGVGGLLGVVLGSLYGWAGAASLLGGVAAAGGDAIWTPSLPWGRLGLLLAVAVVAGLLASVLPARRAVRTPPVAALADQ
- a CDS encoding ABC transporter substrate-binding protein, with product MRALRRPSRPVRRRAPRLVGAAAAVLAAAVALTGCAQSQRDTSSADGSSGSGGSGGGTFVFAASSDPVMLDPAFASDGETFRVARQIFEGLVGTQPGTADPAPLLAEKWTGSADGLTWTFDLKQGVKFSDGTDFNGEAVCANFDRWYDWTGVNQSGNISYYYGSIFKGFKTSDDPAKQGGIYGGCTAPSATQATVTLTKPFAGFIQALSLPAFSMQSPTAMEKYDANNTGGTEDDPRFSAYATEHPTGTGPFVFDSWERGQQVTLTPNPSYWGDKPKVDEVIIRTIADGNARLQALQAGDIDGYDLVAPGDIDGLESGGFQVVNRPAFNILYLGFNQANPALADVRVRQAISYAIDKDAVISQSLPQGSKPAVEFIPDTVAGYNPDVTTYDYDPAKAKQLLAEAGQSNLTLDFNYPTDVSRPYMPAPEATFTAIQSQLEAVGIKVNPVANKWSPDYLDKIQGGSDHGIHLLGWTGDYNDPDNFLGVFFGQKSNEWGFDNAQLFDALTAARGLPTRDEQIPAYQAINEQIAQFAPGVPISSPVPSLAFAKKVQGYQPSPVQDEVWNTVTLAQS
- a CDS encoding HAD family hydrolase; the encoded protein is MSDAHHQTGTSDQHPLPQAVLWDMDGTLVDTEPYWFAAEFGLVADHGGSWSEAQARSLVGSDLRESARRLRTEGGVDLVIDEVVAELLRRVVEQFRRDVPWRPGARELLTAVGDAGVPCALVTMSWKVLADELVALLPEGTFAAVVTGDAVTRGKPAPDPYLEAARRLSADPSRCVALEDSTTGVTSALAAGVPTVGIPCVVELEGRPGLVRVASLEGRDPAWLAAVAAGAAPDEGASTPLVR
- a CDS encoding ABC transporter permease yields the protein MLRFVVRRLLLLVPVLAGLVVLLFAWLRALPGDPARALLGQRATPESIAQVNAAYGFDQPLPVQFLTYVGRLLRGDLGSSSASGEPVLDSFLSRFPATIELSVAALLFAVVLGIPLGYAAARRAGGALDTLMVGGSLLGVTIPVFFLAYLLKIVFSQWLPWLPTSGRQDPRIDATHVTGFYVLDGILTREWDASWDAVVHLVLPGIALGTIPLAIIVRITRASVLEVLGEDHVRTARAKGLPRALISRRHVLRNALLPVVTTIGLQTGLLFSGAVLTESVFAFNGIGSYLFQAISQLDYAVLQGFILFIALTYALVNLVVDLLYGVIDPRVRLS